One window of Alteromonas sp. LMIT006 genomic DNA carries:
- a CDS encoding M28 family metallopeptidase, producing MKRHFVTALLCCSLLSACQPNQAERKTMSQTQTPSQAAVSFADVYNSLSGETIIEHARVLASDEFGGRLPATEGETKTLAYLIEHFTQAGLVPTAGDSFLQPVELISITASPDASLSIGEQTFTYKDNMVVGSQREQAQIDVSDSEVVFVGYGVNAPEYNWNDYEGLDVTGKTVVILVNDPGFENPDAGIFEGKTMTYYGRWSYKYEEASRQGAAAALIVHETEPASYGWSVVANSWSGPQYGLVNPDKGASRVAIEGWLSLDAAVSVFAAAGKDFAAEKAKALQGPYHSALNLTASATVQNSFETSTSYNFLATLPGHELPDEHIIFTAHWDHLGTDTSLEGDQIYNGFHDNATGTAGLITIAQQLAKLSERPRRSISFLIVTAEEQGLLGSKYYANHPVIPLNKTVANINVDAMNILGQTQDVAVVGQGKSELEQYLVAAATKQGRVVVQEPRPEAGYYYRSDHFSFAKAGVPALYAYGGATPLNEEVAAYRKKINVIQRGCYHQVCDQYRESINPSGMEEDARMLMDVAVQVANAQTWPQWSATSEFQRK from the coding sequence ATGAAACGACATTTTGTAACCGCTTTATTGTGTTGCTCACTGCTCAGTGCATGTCAACCTAACCAAGCAGAACGCAAGACCATGTCTCAAACGCAAACTCCATCCCAAGCTGCGGTTAGCTTTGCCGATGTTTACAATAGTCTAAGCGGAGAAACCATCATTGAACATGCTAGAGTACTCGCTTCAGATGAATTTGGTGGTCGTTTACCGGCGACAGAAGGTGAAACAAAGACTCTTGCGTATTTGATCGAACACTTCACTCAAGCTGGCTTAGTGCCCACAGCAGGCGATTCTTTCTTGCAACCCGTCGAATTGATTTCAATTACGGCGAGCCCAGATGCTTCGTTAAGTATCGGCGAACAAACATTTACCTATAAAGATAATATGGTTGTTGGCTCTCAGCGTGAACAAGCGCAAATCGATGTTTCCGATTCGGAGGTGGTCTTTGTTGGCTATGGTGTGAATGCGCCAGAATATAATTGGAACGATTATGAAGGATTAGATGTCACTGGCAAAACCGTTGTGATCTTAGTTAATGATCCAGGTTTTGAAAATCCTGATGCGGGGATTTTTGAAGGTAAAACCATGACCTATTACGGACGTTGGAGTTACAAGTACGAAGAAGCTAGCCGTCAAGGGGCCGCTGCAGCTCTAATTGTGCATGAAACTGAACCAGCCTCTTATGGTTGGTCGGTCGTAGCGAACAGTTGGTCAGGACCGCAATACGGATTGGTTAACCCGGATAAAGGCGCTTCTCGCGTCGCGATTGAAGGGTGGTTAAGTCTTGACGCTGCAGTATCTGTATTTGCTGCTGCAGGGAAAGACTTTGCTGCTGAAAAAGCCAAAGCCTTACAGGGTCCATATCATTCTGCTTTGAATTTGACTGCTTCAGCAACCGTACAGAACAGCTTTGAAACCTCCACGAGTTACAACTTCCTGGCCACCTTGCCAGGTCATGAGTTGCCGGACGAGCATATTATTTTTACCGCACACTGGGATCATTTAGGCACAGATACTTCACTAGAAGGTGACCAGATTTACAATGGCTTTCACGACAATGCGACCGGTACAGCTGGTTTGATCACCATTGCGCAGCAACTGGCAAAATTATCGGAGCGACCAAGACGCTCAATTAGTTTTTTGATTGTGACCGCGGAAGAACAAGGTTTGCTTGGCTCAAAATACTATGCCAACCATCCAGTTATCCCGCTTAATAAAACCGTTGCCAACATCAACGTTGACGCAATGAATATCTTAGGTCAAACCCAAGATGTTGCGGTGGTAGGCCAAGGTAAATCAGAACTGGAACAATATCTCGTCGCAGCTGCGACGAAACAAGGTCGCGTGGTTGTGCAAGAGCCTCGCCCTGAAGCCGGTTACTATTATCGCTCAGATCACTTTTCGTTTGCCAAAGCCGGAGTGCCGGCTCTTTATGCGTACGGCGGTGCAACACCGCTGAACGAAGAGGTGGCAGCCTATCGCAAAAAAATCAACGTGATTCAACGCGGATGTTACCACCAAGTATGCGACCAGTACCGTGAAAGTATCAACCCAAGCGGTATGGAAGAAGATGCTCGCATGTTAATGGACGTTGCCGTTCAGGTTGCTAATGCGCAGACCTGGCCACAATGGTCAGCAACCAGTGAATTTCAGCGCAAATAA
- a CDS encoding YIP1 family protein — MSEVTNPIQACSEVFVRPRAVFEALKTHNNWSWIPFILTAIIASLPGYLYFASVDQEYYHTLLKTSPDLRDLSPAEIETALSFTQTADIAMYVPIGSVLAMIVVTAIVAIYYKAVTGSDEENLAGFTDWYGASWWIGLPTIIGAVISILMILLGDASGEIHPSLASATSIANVFNIGLDSVWFNFATSVRLEMIWNYYIAAVAIGTWTRFDFNKCLVLAALPYVVIYGVWALFLIF; from the coding sequence ATGTCAGAAGTGACCAACCCAATCCAGGCCTGTAGCGAGGTATTTGTTCGCCCACGCGCTGTTTTTGAAGCGTTAAAGACGCACAATAACTGGTCATGGATCCCCTTTATTCTGACCGCAATCATCGCTTCATTACCAGGTTATTTGTATTTTGCATCGGTCGACCAAGAGTACTATCACACATTACTTAAAACCTCTCCCGATTTAAGAGATTTGAGTCCTGCAGAAATCGAAACGGCGTTGTCATTTACTCAAACTGCTGATATTGCTATGTATGTTCCGATTGGTTCCGTTCTTGCAATGATTGTCGTTACTGCTATTGTTGCCATTTACTACAAAGCAGTAACCGGTTCAGATGAAGAAAACTTAGCGGGTTTTACGGATTGGTACGGCGCGTCTTGGTGGATAGGTCTGCCGACGATTATCGGAGCAGTGATTTCTATTTTGATGATCTTACTTGGTGATGCTAGCGGTGAGATCCATCCTTCCTTAGCGTCAGCAACTTCAATCGCGAACGTGTTTAATATTGGTTTAGACTCAGTATGGTTCAACTTTGCTACGTCTGTCAGACTTGAGATGATTTGGAACTACTACATTGCAGCGGTTGCTATCGGTACGTGGACGCGCTTCGATTTTAATAAGTGCCTAGTGCTTGCGGCATTACCTTATGTTGTCATTTACGGCGTTTGGGCATTGTTCTTGATTTTCTAA
- a CDS encoding ATP-binding cassette domain-containing protein, translating to MIEISHLAKKFKVENPKKLSEQERKDPRLQGKFFHSVQDVNFMCDHGQVLGLLGPNGAGKTTTLRMLSTALAPDGGSIKINGVDVLANPLIARQKIGFLSGSTGLYGRLSGRENIAYFGRLHGMNDTAIANKIDELTELLDLSTFLERRSENFSTGMKQRISIARAVVHDPEVVILDEPTTGLDIMATQTVIDFIKGLKEKQVPVIFSTHHLDEVEQLCDTVTVIDEGRTKYNGDIESFAGLSGKTLHDSFMVSIS from the coding sequence ATGATTGAAATCTCGCATTTGGCTAAGAAATTCAAAGTCGAAAACCCCAAAAAGCTCAGTGAGCAAGAGCGCAAAGACCCACGTTTACAAGGCAAGTTTTTCCATTCGGTTCAAGACGTGAATTTTATGTGTGATCACGGTCAAGTTCTCGGTTTACTCGGCCCAAACGGGGCAGGCAAAACCACCACCTTACGCATGTTATCGACTGCGCTCGCGCCAGACGGAGGCAGCATCAAAATCAATGGTGTCGATGTCTTGGCCAACCCGTTGATTGCCCGCCAAAAAATTGGCTTCCTTTCCGGTTCAACTGGATTGTATGGACGCTTAAGCGGACGTGAAAATATCGCGTATTTTGGTCGTTTACATGGGATGAATGACACAGCCATCGCCAACAAGATCGACGAACTGACTGAGCTGCTCGATTTATCCACCTTTTTAGAGCGCCGCAGTGAAAATTTCTCTACCGGTATGAAACAGCGCATCTCCATAGCACGCGCCGTCGTCCATGACCCGGAAGTGGTCATTTTAGATGAACCAACAACCGGTCTGGATATTATGGCGACGCAAACGGTGATTGATTTCATCAAGGGGTTAAAAGAGAAGCAAGTACCTGTGATTTTTTCAACGCATCACTTGGATGAAGTGGAACAATTATGCGATACCGTGACCGTCATAGATGAAGGGCGTACCAAGTACAATGGAGACATTGAGTCGTTTGCGGGGTTGTCGGGTAAAACATTACACGATTCATTTATGGTCAGCATAAGCTAG
- a CDS encoding ABC transporter permease, translated as MWLVFKKEVIELLRDRKTLFFMIALPLLFFPIIFGGVFYFSGKAIQEAQEKTLNFAVIGGEFAPHLTKQLSARDDLTLVKTTLKGDDEAGIKDFVKTEKVDFVLVVPATFSNDVLTSGQQTIMLYLNDAGLNMVQRRVNEVVKEIENANQQSAFITLGVSEAMQKGLLNPIVIEKVSTADKREDLGEKIGGFIPYLVFILCLQGAMLPATDIGAGEKERGTLETLLITPIPRRDLVMGKFFTIAFAGVTSAMVTIGSMFVWGVLLAQGMAIKLITEFMGAISPIDFVLMFLMLVPVVAIFASLLLSLSIYARSFKEAQGYMTPLVFLTIIPIIIALLPGIELKGVYAWIPLTNVALAMKELIKGTMDYMALIPIFVSTSVIAGLLIAFCVYWFKREKVLFR; from the coding sequence ATGTGGTTAGTATTTAAAAAAGAAGTCATCGAACTATTACGTGACCGTAAAACCCTGTTTTTTATGATTGCATTGCCGTTATTGTTCTTCCCAATTATCTTTGGAGGAGTGTTTTATTTTTCCGGTAAGGCCATTCAAGAAGCGCAAGAAAAGACGTTGAACTTTGCTGTGATCGGTGGCGAGTTTGCTCCGCATCTGACCAAGCAGCTGAGTGCTAGGGATGATTTAACTCTAGTAAAAACCACATTAAAAGGTGATGACGAAGCGGGGATCAAAGATTTTGTAAAGACTGAAAAAGTGGATTTTGTGTTAGTGGTACCGGCAACTTTTAGCAATGATGTGCTGACCAGTGGCCAGCAAACGATTATGCTGTATCTCAATGATGCGGGCCTAAATATGGTACAACGCCGAGTCAACGAGGTCGTAAAAGAGATCGAAAATGCTAACCAACAATCGGCGTTTATCACCTTGGGCGTCAGTGAGGCGATGCAAAAGGGTTTACTCAATCCTATAGTGATTGAAAAAGTATCAACTGCTGATAAACGCGAGGATTTGGGTGAGAAAATCGGTGGTTTCATTCCATATCTTGTCTTCATTTTGTGTTTGCAAGGTGCGATGCTTCCCGCGACTGATATTGGTGCAGGAGAGAAAGAACGAGGCACACTCGAGACATTGCTGATCACGCCCATCCCAAGACGAGATTTGGTGATGGGAAAATTCTTTACCATAGCGTTTGCAGGGGTGACGTCTGCGATGGTCACCATAGGCAGTATGTTTGTTTGGGGCGTACTGCTTGCGCAAGGCATGGCAATTAAACTCATTACGGAATTCATGGGGGCAATCAGCCCGATCGATTTTGTGTTGATGTTTTTGATGCTAGTGCCCGTGGTAGCGATTTTTGCTTCGTTGTTACTCAGTTTATCCATCTATGCGCGAAGCTTTAAAGAAGCGCAAGGGTATATGACGCCCCTGGTGTTTTTAACCATTATTCCTATCATTATTGCGTTACTCCCTGGCATTGAGCTCAAAGGAGTATATGCCTGGATCCCACTGACAAACGTCGCGCTTGCGATGAAAGAGCTGATCAAAGGCACCATGGATTATATGGCACTTATTCCGATTTTTGTCTCGACCAGCGTGATTGCAGGATTACTGATTGCATTTTGCGTGTACTGGTTTAAGCGTGAAAAGGTACTGTTTAGGTAA
- a CDS encoding sulfite exporter TauE/SafE family protein: protein MEIFGYIAAVFMGMVLGVIGGGGSILTVPILVYLMGVNATIATGYSLIIVGLTAAFGAFRYFKQGLIDFKPALIFAIPSILAVYATRAFLVPAIPEVIYDGVFLVTKDLMIMVLFGILMVMSAVMMLRNAKQLKPTGKPQSTILILLEGSVVGVATGLLGAGGGFLIIPALVLLMGMEMKKAVAASLFIIALKSIIGFGGDLQAGIALDFQLIGSLILCTVLGMFLATKIADRFDGKKLQKSFAYFTLTIAVIIFAKELL, encoded by the coding sequence ATGGAAATTTTTGGCTATATTGCAGCTGTTTTTATGGGAATGGTATTGGGTGTCATCGGTGGCGGTGGCTCGATACTAACTGTGCCCATCCTTGTTTATCTAATGGGCGTCAATGCGACGATCGCGACAGGATACTCTTTGATCATCGTTGGTTTGACGGCTGCATTTGGAGCATTTCGTTACTTTAAACAAGGTTTAATCGATTTTAAACCGGCTTTAATATTTGCTATTCCTTCTATTTTAGCGGTCTATGCCACCCGTGCTTTCTTAGTTCCAGCTATACCTGAAGTCATCTATGATGGCGTGTTTTTGGTCACCAAAGACCTCATGATTATGGTGCTCTTTGGCATCCTAATGGTGATGTCCGCGGTCATGATGTTGCGCAATGCAAAACAGCTCAAGCCAACCGGTAAACCCCAATCGACTATTTTGATCTTGTTGGAAGGCTCAGTAGTTGGAGTAGCCACTGGGCTTCTTGGCGCAGGAGGAGGCTTCTTAATCATTCCAGCCTTGGTCTTGTTGATGGGCATGGAAATGAAAAAAGCCGTTGCTGCATCGTTATTCATTATTGCACTGAAATCCATCATAGGCTTTGGCGGGGATCTCCAAGCAGGCATCGCACTCGATTTTCAATTAATCGGCAGTTTAATTTTGTGCACGGTGTTGGGCATGTTTCTCGCAACAAAAATTGCAGACCGATTTGATGGTAAAAAACTGCAAAAAAGCTTCGCCTATTTCACCTTGACCATCGCCGTCATCATTTTTGCTAAAGAATTACTGTAA
- a CDS encoding MBL fold metallo-hydrolase gives MYVKTFHDPDTATFTHIVVDESTAKCAVIDSVLDYDHFAGTVKTDSADQVIDYIRTNNLKNEWILESHIHADHITASSYLKTHIGGQTAMSKRIKEVLEIWVPIFDSSEDTLISGDQFDRLLDEGDQISIGSITLETWLTPGHTPACASYYCAEHNAIFVGDTIFAPHLGTARCDFPGGSAADLFNTVQRFYTLPDETVVYLCHDYPKDGESPLESITIGEQKTSNKQIQPDTEFSEYVAKREARDATLSVPKLLYPSIQTNLRLGEFGVKSKNGLQYIKIPINAL, from the coding sequence ATGTATGTAAAAACGTTTCACGACCCAGATACTGCGACATTTACGCACATAGTCGTTGATGAATCGACCGCAAAATGTGCAGTGATTGACTCAGTATTAGATTACGACCATTTTGCTGGGACTGTCAAAACAGATAGTGCTGATCAGGTCATCGATTACATTCGAACAAATAATTTAAAAAATGAATGGATTCTAGAAAGTCATATTCATGCCGACCACATTACCGCTTCTTCTTATTTAAAAACGCACATCGGTGGTCAAACTGCTATGAGTAAAAGAATCAAAGAAGTCTTAGAAATCTGGGTGCCAATATTCGATAGCAGCGAGGACACTTTGATTTCTGGAGATCAATTTGATCGACTCCTAGATGAAGGTGATCAAATATCGATTGGCTCAATCACCCTTGAAACTTGGCTAACCCCAGGCCACACCCCAGCGTGTGCGAGTTATTATTGTGCCGAGCACAATGCAATTTTTGTTGGGGACACTATTTTTGCACCACATCTTGGTACTGCGCGCTGTGATTTCCCGGGTGGAAGTGCAGCGGATTTGTTTAACACCGTTCAGCGTTTTTATACCTTACCTGATGAAACAGTTGTGTATCTTTGCCATGATTACCCGAAAGACGGCGAATCTCCACTTGAATCAATTACCATTGGTGAACAAAAAACGTCCAATAAACAAATCCAGCCCGATACCGAGTTTTCAGAGTATGTAGCCAAGCGTGAAGCCCGTGATGCAACGCTCTCAGTACCAAAATTACTGTATCCATCGATTCAAACGAATCTGCGTTTAGGTGAATTTGGGGTCAAGTCCAAAAATGGTTTGCAGTACATAAAAATTCCAATCAATGCGTTATAG
- a CDS encoding bifunctional protein tyrosine phosphatase family protein/NAD(P)/FAD-dependent oxidoreductase, with product MDIKILTKDLSVSPQITIDDVRTLAEMGFKSLVCHRPDGEGADQVNFAEIQSIAEELGLQAVHQPVTSGKVTDEDAQTFKQLMSDLPKPMFAYCRTGTRCTTVWSLAQATEMSTVEILQTAKNAGYDMSGVVRRIVNGGVTPTQQTDREFDIVVVGAGAAGVAVCSSILARKPDVNIAVIDPADIHYYQPGWTMVGAGVFTPEQTVKTLSSLIPKGVTWIKNAVSAFEPDKNCVLLDGCHTVSYKHLIVCPGLKLDWHKIEGLSETLGKNGVTSNYRFDLAPYTWELVQGLQGGKAVFTQPPMPIKCAGAPQKAMYLSCDHWLSSGVLGKIDVEFYNAGPVLFGVKEYVPSLMKYVEKYQASLQFTHNLVKVDGPNKRAYFKQTGEGASDELVEVAFDMLHVAPPQSAPDFIKVSPLADEAGWVDVDQSTLQHKKYNNIYGLGDAMNAPNAKTAAAARVQAPIVANNVLCDMGLYEKRAIYNGYGSCPLTVEKGKIILAEFGYGGKMLPTFPNWLINGTQPSHLAWLLKEKILPPMYWEGMLKGKEWLVKPKEFLK from the coding sequence ATGGATATCAAAATATTGACCAAAGATTTATCTGTATCCCCGCAAATTACAATAGATGATGTACGAACTCTAGCTGAGATGGGATTTAAGTCACTGGTGTGTCATCGACCTGATGGAGAAGGGGCAGATCAAGTCAATTTTGCAGAGATACAATCGATAGCCGAGGAACTTGGTTTACAGGCGGTGCATCAACCTGTTACCAGTGGTAAAGTCACTGATGAAGACGCACAGACCTTCAAGCAATTAATGTCGGATTTACCTAAACCGATGTTTGCCTATTGTCGAACCGGCACGCGCTGTACGACAGTTTGGTCATTGGCTCAAGCAACAGAAATGAGTACCGTTGAGATTTTACAGACGGCAAAAAACGCGGGATATGATATGTCAGGTGTGGTGCGACGTATCGTGAATGGTGGAGTGACGCCAACTCAACAAACTGATCGTGAATTTGATATTGTGGTAGTGGGTGCTGGTGCTGCAGGAGTTGCAGTATGCTCTAGCATTTTGGCGCGTAAACCGGATGTTAATATCGCGGTGATTGATCCTGCCGATATCCATTATTATCAGCCAGGTTGGACTATGGTGGGTGCTGGGGTCTTTACTCCAGAACAAACGGTTAAAACGCTGTCATCTCTGATCCCAAAAGGTGTGACTTGGATCAAAAATGCAGTGTCAGCATTTGAACCAGACAAAAACTGTGTGCTCCTTGATGGGTGTCATACTGTTTCATACAAACACCTTATTGTCTGCCCAGGATTAAAATTAGATTGGCACAAAATTGAAGGCCTTTCAGAAACATTAGGTAAAAATGGAGTAACTTCCAATTATCGTTTTGATTTGGCCCCTTATACATGGGAACTCGTACAAGGTTTACAGGGTGGAAAAGCGGTATTTACGCAACCACCAATGCCTATCAAATGTGCTGGTGCGCCACAAAAGGCCATGTATTTATCATGCGACCATTGGTTATCAAGTGGTGTATTGGGCAAGATTGATGTCGAATTTTACAACGCTGGTCCTGTTCTGTTTGGGGTCAAAGAGTATGTCCCAAGCTTGATGAAATACGTTGAAAAGTATCAAGCAAGCCTTCAGTTTACGCACAACTTAGTCAAAGTTGATGGTCCTAATAAACGGGCGTATTTTAAGCAAACTGGAGAGGGGGCATCCGATGAGTTAGTGGAAGTTGCCTTTGATATGTTACACGTTGCTCCTCCGCAATCGGCTCCTGACTTCATTAAAGTCAGTCCTTTGGCCGATGAAGCTGGGTGGGTTGATGTCGATCAGTCCACGTTGCAGCATAAAAAGTATAACAATATCTATGGCTTAGGTGATGCGATGAATGCACCTAATGCCAAAACAGCGGCTGCAGCACGAGTGCAAGCTCCTATTGTGGCTAATAATGTCTTATGTGACATGGGTTTGTATGAAAAACGCGCCATCTATAACGGCTACGGTTCCTGTCCATTAACAGTTGAAAAAGGCAAAATCATTCTGGCTGAGTTTGGTTATGGTGGCAAAATGTTACCGACGTTCCCAAATTGGCTCATTAATGGAACACAGCCGTCCCACTTAGCCTGGTTATTAAAAGAAAAAATTCTGCCGCCAATGTATTGGGAAGGAATGCTAAAAGGCAAGGAGTGGTTAGTCAAACCCAAAGAGTTTTTAAAATAG
- a CDS encoding SLC13 family permease: MSLSQFLVLLIFLGTITSLIVSKKRPSVIFGTATLALMLTQTIDIEDVLTNATNPGLVTLLLLLIISHAIDKTALLKRVARKLITANFKASYLRLFGISFFSSALLNNTAIVASLIGSVKQNQHHLASKLLIPLSFSAILGGTVTLIGTSTNLIVHSFLQDKGHPGFAFYDFTLFGMTAGLVCGVLLYLLRGWLPEINLKGSAEQEYLLEADVAPDSELVGLSIEDNHLRNLPELFLVEIVRHGNTISPVSPDEVIVAGDKLIFNGNVKNVDALSHIKGLELFAENSGLMRSELSEVVISNRSSLIGSTLKRSGFRALFDAAVVAIRRDGEQLSGKLGEVKLQSGDFLLLATGPDFHQRNNLNKHFFIVSEQTIQRKLSTRQDWLTMLGFGTVIALAAFEIVPLLVGLLFLLAVLGLAGVTSHAEIKRNIPLNVMVVIVGALSLATGMENAGLFALLTETLTPLINGHSMFIALVVVYFLTLLLTEFVTNNAAAALMFPFAWVLVEALGAPILPFALAVAFAASASFITPYGYQTNLLVHNAGQYRYMDFVKIGLPISLCYSTIVLSLLAWVHL; this comes from the coding sequence ATGTCGCTGAGTCAGTTCCTCGTACTGCTTATTTTCTTAGGCACAATCACCTCATTGATTGTGTCTAAGAAACGTCCGTCTGTGATTTTTGGTACGGCGACTCTGGCGTTGATGCTGACACAAACCATTGATATCGAGGATGTGTTAACCAATGCGACAAACCCCGGATTGGTCACTCTTCTTTTGTTACTGATTATCAGCCATGCAATTGATAAAACAGCCCTTCTCAAACGGGTTGCGCGTAAACTGATTACGGCTAACTTCAAAGCGTCCTATTTGCGTTTATTTGGCATCAGCTTTTTTAGCTCGGCATTGCTGAACAATACCGCGATTGTTGCCTCACTGATTGGCTCAGTCAAACAAAACCAGCATCACTTGGCTTCTAAGCTACTTATTCCATTATCATTCTCTGCCATTTTGGGCGGAACCGTAACGCTTATTGGGACATCAACCAACCTCATCGTGCACAGTTTTTTGCAGGACAAAGGCCATCCTGGTTTTGCGTTTTATGACTTTACGCTATTTGGGATGACGGCCGGTTTAGTATGTGGCGTTTTGCTATACCTGTTGCGCGGGTGGCTTCCGGAGATCAATCTCAAAGGTAGTGCAGAGCAAGAATATTTGCTTGAAGCTGATGTTGCCCCTGACTCTGAGCTGGTTGGTTTGAGTATCGAAGACAATCATTTGCGCAATCTACCTGAGTTATTCCTGGTCGAGATAGTGCGCCATGGCAACACCATCTCCCCAGTTTCACCAGATGAGGTGATTGTGGCGGGCGATAAATTGATTTTTAACGGCAATGTCAAAAACGTCGATGCGTTGTCGCATATCAAGGGGTTGGAGCTATTTGCAGAGAATTCAGGGCTCATGCGTTCAGAGTTAAGCGAAGTGGTTATCTCGAACCGCTCTTCATTGATTGGTTCAACCCTCAAGCGCTCAGGATTTCGCGCCTTGTTTGATGCGGCGGTGGTGGCCATTCGCCGAGATGGCGAGCAGCTCTCTGGAAAGCTTGGCGAAGTCAAACTGCAGTCGGGTGATTTTTTGTTATTGGCAACAGGACCTGATTTTCATCAGCGCAACAACTTAAATAAACACTTTTTCATCGTCTCTGAGCAAACCATTCAACGCAAACTCTCGACTCGCCAAGATTGGCTAACCATGTTGGGTTTTGGGACAGTCATCGCTCTAGCTGCGTTTGAAATAGTGCCGTTATTAGTCGGTTTATTGTTTCTCTTGGCGGTTCTTGGTTTAGCCGGTGTGACCTCACACGCCGAGATCAAGCGCAATATTCCCTTGAATGTGATGGTGGTAATAGTGGGTGCCTTGTCACTGGCAACAGGGATGGAAAACGCAGGGCTTTTTGCTTTACTCACCGAGACATTAACGCCGTTAATTAATGGCCACTCGATGTTCATCGCATTAGTAGTCGTGTATTTTTTAACACTCTTATTAACAGAATTTGTCACGAATAATGCTGCGGCGGCATTGATGTTTCCGTTTGCATGGGTATTAGTAGAAGCCCTCGGAGCGCCGATTCTGCCCTTTGCGTTGGCGGTGGCATTTGCGGCAAGTGCCAGTTTTATCACCCCTTATGGCTATCAAACTAACTTACTCGTGCACAATGCTGGGCAATACCGGTATATGGATTTTGTCAAAATCGGCTTACCCATATCACTGTGTTATTCGACGATTGTGTTGAGTCTGTTGGCTTGGGTGCATTTGTAA
- the cysN gene encoding sulfate adenylyltransferase subunit CysN translates to MEHRNTLLETDIHAYLAQHESKDMLRFLTCGSVDDGKSTLIGRLLHDSKMIYEDQLAAITKDSKKVGTTGEKVDLALLVDGLQSEREQGITIDVAYRYFSTDKRKFIIADTPGHEQYTRNMVTGASTCDLAIILVDARAGVKTQTKRHSFLVSLLGIKNVIVAVNKMDLMDYSENIYSQIKEDYLAFAENLAIKNIQFIPMSALEGDNVVNLSSNTPWYTGQTMMDMLNTIEVDKTVNHDDFRFPVQYVNRPHLNYRGFAGTIVSGDIAVGDAVTALPSGKTSTVKSIDTFDAELESAKAGAAVTLTLNDEIDISRGDMIVKTDNQPFLNSSFAAHLVWMDEAAMIPNKQYNIKFATQKVAGAISNIDYLIDVNTLEQTQGVHLQLNEIAKVDLKLTQAVACDPYTRNRKTGAFIVIDRLTNATVGAGMIISQNQSEASNQHAFSEFEVEMNALVRKHFPHWEAIDITKLK, encoded by the coding sequence ATGGAACATCGTAATACCTTATTAGAAACTGATATTCACGCCTATTTGGCGCAACACGAAAGCAAAGATATGTTGCGCTTTTTAACCTGTGGCAGCGTCGATGACGGCAAATCCACACTGATTGGTCGCTTGTTGCATGACTCCAAGATGATTTATGAAGATCAGCTTGCTGCCATCACCAAGGACAGTAAAAAAGTCGGTACCACTGGCGAAAAAGTGGACCTAGCGCTACTTGTAGATGGTCTACAGTCAGAGCGTGAACAAGGCATCACGATTGATGTGGCGTATCGTTATTTTTCAACTGACAAACGCAAATTCATCATCGCCGATACCCCTGGACACGAGCAATACACGCGTAACATGGTGACAGGCGCGTCTACTTGTGACCTTGCGATTATCTTGGTCGATGCCCGTGCCGGGGTGAAAACCCAAACCAAACGTCACTCGTTTTTAGTCTCGTTATTGGGCATTAAAAACGTCATTGTCGCCGTCAACAAAATGGACTTGATGGATTATTCAGAAAACATCTACTCTCAAATCAAAGAAGATTACTTGGCGTTTGCCGAAAACCTTGCGATTAAGAATATTCAGTTTATTCCCATGTCAGCGCTTGAAGGTGATAACGTCGTCAACTTATCATCAAATACGCCATGGTATACGGGACAGACGATGATGGACATGCTCAACACCATCGAAGTCGACAAAACCGTCAATCACGATGACTTTCGTTTCCCAGTTCAATACGTTAACCGTCCGCATCTGAACTATCGGGGTTTTGCCGGTACGATTGTGTCTGGCGATATTGCGGTGGGTGATGCGGTCACGGCACTGCCATCTGGTAAAACCTCCACGGTCAAATCCATCGATACCTTTGATGCTGAGCTTGAGAGTGCAAAAGCCGGGGCGGCGGTGACGCTCACACTCAACGATGAAATTGATATTTCGCGTGGCGATATGATTGTGAAAACGGATAATCAGCCATTCTTAAACAGCAGTTTTGCGGCACACCTGGTCTGGATGGACGAGGCAGCCATGATCCCAAACAAGCAATACAACATCAAATTTGCCACGCAAAAAGTCGCTGGTGCCATCAGCAACATCGATTACTTAATTGATGTAAACACATTGGAGCAAACTCAGGGCGTGCATTTGCAACTCAACGAGATTGCTAAAGTGGACTTGAAACTCACTCAAGCAGTTGCCTGTGATCCTTACACGCGCAACCGTAAAACTGGCGCGTTTATCGTCATTGATCGTTTAACCAATGCCACTGTGGGTGCAGGAATGATTATTTCACAGAATCAGTCTGAAGCATCGAATCAACACGCGTTCAGTGAGTTTGAAGTGGAAATGAACGCCTTAGTACGCAAGCACTTCCCACACTGGGAAGCGATTGACATTACTAAACTCAAGTAA